A genomic region of Mugil cephalus isolate CIBA_MC_2020 chromosome 5, CIBA_Mcephalus_1.1, whole genome shotgun sequence contains the following coding sequences:
- the map7d3 gene encoding ensconsin isoform X6: protein MAEGATTLKGLRAQMAAAAQAQAEERRSLSGNSPGPATNAPAKSQGCRPVIDGAALKIDDRLRVAKERREEAERQQALRDSQIMERERKAKLQVERQMEERQKKVEEQRKKEEQKRMAVEEKRKLKQEEEKEHYEAVMRRTLERSQRVEQRQKRWSWGGLSTDSDGRAGDSDASASSPVTIVISSASPEKPPRKQQDKRSTSTMNLKQPSEAAISKRLSSSSATLVKSPDKRIKPRSSSCNRLPSKGDAAQASKEDGKKLQVEQTGRSVKKRSSSLTRVSVGRGQTPAKPDKGTTDDQECHLCPRSASASPLHPPRGPVRSRSIDRQKGGMTTSVSADGALDPSLKDKQLTSTQGQRPASPSSSLGRNRSPSPAPNPAPKRTPSPVAAKQGPKARPPSPGGMKQRPPSPQPQSAKPPPIQKPALTPTGPPTLRKRDSKSKDLCPGQPVSPQSSDSSKTKEKDDSKATSGTNSAAEAAKILAENRRLMREQKEKEEQLRIQREEEERVRKEEEARLAEEARLKRLEEEKKLAEERKLIEEEEARLAEEEKVRLAEEEAIKQAELQKEREEAEAKALEEAERVRQERDRIMQQNQQERMERKKRIEEIMKRTRKGDQGDLKRDDDKGEEDENGDEGEDQINFETKYAAADADDAAMEDEKDALSGGDVAARVEPLGSVNGKSETDDKENNGVSTDETQAVSPVPKGRLVEGSEFLNEQDSTKVGVVSGLNGKSTQWSFEELIDLNVHSKTRPLIEAEDCNQVLINCDGSSDGTRVAFEDKGTPINTLHSSNQPIEAMSDI, encoded by the exons ctgcagctgcacaggCGCAAGCTGAGGAGCGGCGCAGCCTGTCGGGGAACAGTCCGGGACCTGCCACCAACGCACCAGCTAAATCTCAAGGGTGTAGGCCAG tcaTCGACGGCGCCGCTCTTAAAATAGACGACCGACTGCGAGTGGCAAAAGAGAGgcgagaggaggcagagagacaaCAGG CTTTGAGAGATTCTCAGATCATGGAGCGGGAACGCAAGGCCAAGCTACAAGTGGAGCGTCAGATGGAGGAGCGTCAGAAGAAGGTTGAGGAACAGcgaaagaaagaggagcagaaacgAATGgctgtggaggagaagaggaagctgaaacaggaagaggaaaag GAGCACTACGAGGCAGTGATGAGGCGGACACTGGAGCGCAGTCAGCGAGTGGAGCAGAGGCAGAAAAGATGGTCTTGGGGAGGACTGTCCACCGACTCAGATGGACGAGCAG GAGATTCTGATGCCAGTGCCTCATCTCCAGTAACTATAGTTATCTCCTCTGCCTCGCCAGAAAAGCCACCAAGGAAACAACAAG ACAAGCGCTCCACATCCACTATGAACCTAAAACAGCCGTCTGAGGCTGCCATCAGTAAAcgtctgtcctcctcctctgccaccCTCGTCAAATCACCCGACAAAC GGATTAAGCCAAGGAGTTCGTCTTGTAACCGGTTGCCTAGCAAAGGCGATGCTGCTCAGGCCAGTAAGGAAGACGGCAAAAAGCTTCAGGTGGAACAGACAG GCCGTTCCGTGAAGAAGAGAAGTTCCTCCCTTACGCGAGTAAGTGTGGGCAGAGGACAGACCCCTGCCAAGCCTGATAAGGGGACAACGGATGATCAAG AGTGTCACCTATGTCCTCGCTCAGCCTCTGCCAGTCCCCTGCACCCGCCGCGCGGACCCGTGCGCAGCCGCAGCATTGACCGGCAGAAGGGCGGCATGACCACGTCGGTGTCGGCCGATGGAGCCCTCGACCCTTCACTG AAGGACAAGCAGTTAACATCGACTCAGGGGCAGCGCCCTGCCTCCCCATCCTCTTCCCTGGGACGCAATCGCTCACCCTCCCCTGCCCCCAATCCAGCACCAAAGAGGACCCCTTCTCCTGTGGCAGCCAA ACAAGGTCCTAAGGCACGCCCACCCTCGCCAGGTGGAATGAAGCAGCGTCCCCCATCCCCCCAGCCTCAGTCAGCTAAGCCCCCACCCATCCAGAAACCAGCGCTCACTCCGACCGGGCCCCCGACATTACGAAAGAGGGACTCCAAGTCCAAGGATCTGTGTCCTGGCCAGCCGGTGTCGCCACAGTCCTCCGATTCCAGCAAAACCAAAGAGAAAGATG ACTCAAAGGCCACGTCAGGCACCAACTCAGCTGCTGAAGCAGCAAAGATTCTGGCTGAAAACCGCAGACTGATGCgagagcagaaggagaaggaggagcagcttaggatacagagagaggaagaggagag agtgagaaaagaagaagaggctcgTTTAGCAGAGGAGGCTCGACTCAAacgcctggaggaggagaagaagctcGCGGAGGAGAGAAAACTtatagaagaagaggaggctcgtctggctgaggaggaaaaagtgaGACTGGCAGAAGAAGAGGCAATAAAACAGGCGGAGCTCCAGAAGGAGCGGGAGGAGGCCGAGGCCAAGGCCCTGGAGGAGGCCGAGAGAGTCCGTCAGGAGAGAGACCGCATCATGCAGCAGAACCAGCAAGAACGcatggagaggaagaag AGAATTGAAGAAATAATGAAGAGAACAAGAAAAGGGGACCAAGGTGACTTGAAG AGAGATGACGATAAGGGGGAAGAGGACGAGAATGGAGACGAAGGAGAGGACCAGATAAACTTTGAAACCAAAT ATGCCGCGGCCGATGCAGATGACGCAGCCATGGAGGACGAAAAAGACGCCCTGTCCGGTGGTGATGTTGCAGCACGAGTGGAGCCCCTGGGCAGCGTAAACGGAAAATCTGAGACCGACGACAAGGAGAACAACGGCGTAAGCACAGACGAGACTCAGGCAGTAAG TCCCGTCCCTAAAGGCCGCCTTGTCGAGGGATCGGAGTTTCTGAATGAGCAGGACTCCACTAAGGTGGGGGTGGTCTCGGGTCTCAACGGTAAGTCCACCCAGTGGAGCTTTGAAGAACTCATTGACCTCAACGTCCACTCCAAGACCAGACCCCTCATCGAGGCGGAGGACTGTAACCAGGTCCTGATCAACTGTGACGGGAGCTCAGATGGGACCAGGGTGGCCTTTGAGGACAAAGGAACCCCCATCAACACCCTGCATTCCTCAAATCAACCCATAGAAGCCATGTCAG ACATTTGA
- the map7d3 gene encoding MAP7 domain-containing protein 2 isoform X17 produces the protein MAEGATTLKGLRAQMAAAAQAQAEERRSLSGNSPGPATNAPAKSQGCRPVIDGAALKIDDRLRVAKERREEAERQQALRDSQIMERERKAKLQVERQMEERQKKVEEQRKKEEQKRMAVEEKRKLKQEEEKEHYEAVMRRTLERSQRVEQRQKRWSWGGLSTDSDGRADKRSTSTMNLKQPSEAAISKRLSSSSATLVKSPDKQCHLCPRSASASPLHPPRGPVRSRSIDRQKGGMTTSVSADGALDPSLKDKQLTSTQGQRPASPSSSLGRNRSPSPAPNPAPKRTPSPVAAKQGPKARPPSPGGMKQRPPSPQPQSAKPPPIQKPALTPTGPPTLRKRDSKSKDLCPGQPVSPQSSDSSKTKEKDDSKATSGTNSAAEAAKILAENRRLMREQKEKEEQLRIQREEEERVRKEEEARLAEEARLKRLEEEKKLAEERKLIEEEEARLAEEEKVRLAEEEAIKQAELQKEREEAEAKALEEAERVRQERDRIMQQNQQERMERKKRIEEIMKRTRKGDQGDLKRDDDKGEEDENGDEGEDQINFETKYAAADADDAAMEDEKDALSGGDVAARVEPLGSVNGKSETDDKENNGVSTDETQAVSPVPKGRLVEGSEFLNEQDSTKVGVVSGLNGKSTQWSFEELIDLNVHSKTRPLIEAEDCNQVLINCDGSSDGTRVAFEDKGTPINTLHSSNQPIEAMSDI, from the exons ctgcagctgcacaggCGCAAGCTGAGGAGCGGCGCAGCCTGTCGGGGAACAGTCCGGGACCTGCCACCAACGCACCAGCTAAATCTCAAGGGTGTAGGCCAG tcaTCGACGGCGCCGCTCTTAAAATAGACGACCGACTGCGAGTGGCAAAAGAGAGgcgagaggaggcagagagacaaCAGG CTTTGAGAGATTCTCAGATCATGGAGCGGGAACGCAAGGCCAAGCTACAAGTGGAGCGTCAGATGGAGGAGCGTCAGAAGAAGGTTGAGGAACAGcgaaagaaagaggagcagaaacgAATGgctgtggaggagaagaggaagctgaaacaggaagaggaaaag GAGCACTACGAGGCAGTGATGAGGCGGACACTGGAGCGCAGTCAGCGAGTGGAGCAGAGGCAGAAAAGATGGTCTTGGGGAGGACTGTCCACCGACTCAGATGGACGAGCAG ACAAGCGCTCCACATCCACTATGAACCTAAAACAGCCGTCTGAGGCTGCCATCAGTAAAcgtctgtcctcctcctctgccaccCTCGTCAAATCACCCGACAAAC AGTGTCACCTATGTCCTCGCTCAGCCTCTGCCAGTCCCCTGCACCCGCCGCGCGGACCCGTGCGCAGCCGCAGCATTGACCGGCAGAAGGGCGGCATGACCACGTCGGTGTCGGCCGATGGAGCCCTCGACCCTTCACTG AAGGACAAGCAGTTAACATCGACTCAGGGGCAGCGCCCTGCCTCCCCATCCTCTTCCCTGGGACGCAATCGCTCACCCTCCCCTGCCCCCAATCCAGCACCAAAGAGGACCCCTTCTCCTGTGGCAGCCAA ACAAGGTCCTAAGGCACGCCCACCCTCGCCAGGTGGAATGAAGCAGCGTCCCCCATCCCCCCAGCCTCAGTCAGCTAAGCCCCCACCCATCCAGAAACCAGCGCTCACTCCGACCGGGCCCCCGACATTACGAAAGAGGGACTCCAAGTCCAAGGATCTGTGTCCTGGCCAGCCGGTGTCGCCACAGTCCTCCGATTCCAGCAAAACCAAAGAGAAAGATG ACTCAAAGGCCACGTCAGGCACCAACTCAGCTGCTGAAGCAGCAAAGATTCTGGCTGAAAACCGCAGACTGATGCgagagcagaaggagaaggaggagcagcttaggatacagagagaggaagaggagag agtgagaaaagaagaagaggctcgTTTAGCAGAGGAGGCTCGACTCAAacgcctggaggaggagaagaagctcGCGGAGGAGAGAAAACTtatagaagaagaggaggctcgtctggctgaggaggaaaaagtgaGACTGGCAGAAGAAGAGGCAATAAAACAGGCGGAGCTCCAGAAGGAGCGGGAGGAGGCCGAGGCCAAGGCCCTGGAGGAGGCCGAGAGAGTCCGTCAGGAGAGAGACCGCATCATGCAGCAGAACCAGCAAGAACGcatggagaggaagaag AGAATTGAAGAAATAATGAAGAGAACAAGAAAAGGGGACCAAGGTGACTTGAAG AGAGATGACGATAAGGGGGAAGAGGACGAGAATGGAGACGAAGGAGAGGACCAGATAAACTTTGAAACCAAAT ATGCCGCGGCCGATGCAGATGACGCAGCCATGGAGGACGAAAAAGACGCCCTGTCCGGTGGTGATGTTGCAGCACGAGTGGAGCCCCTGGGCAGCGTAAACGGAAAATCTGAGACCGACGACAAGGAGAACAACGGCGTAAGCACAGACGAGACTCAGGCAGTAAG TCCCGTCCCTAAAGGCCGCCTTGTCGAGGGATCGGAGTTTCTGAATGAGCAGGACTCCACTAAGGTGGGGGTGGTCTCGGGTCTCAACGGTAAGTCCACCCAGTGGAGCTTTGAAGAACTCATTGACCTCAACGTCCACTCCAAGACCAGACCCCTCATCGAGGCGGAGGACTGTAACCAGGTCCTGATCAACTGTGACGGGAGCTCAGATGGGACCAGGGTGGCCTTTGAGGACAAAGGAACCCCCATCAACACCCTGCATTCCTCAAATCAACCCATAGAAGCCATGTCAG ACATTTGA
- the map7d3 gene encoding ensconsin isoform X1, translating into MAEGATTLKGLRAQMAAAAQAQAEERRSLSGNSPGPATNAPAKSQGCRPVIDGAALKIDDRLRVAKERREEAERQQALRDSQIMERERKAKLQVERQMEERQKKVEEQRKKEEQKRMAVEEKRKLKQEEEKEHYEAVMRRTLERSQRVEQRQKRWSWGGLSTDSDGRAGDSDASASSPVTIVISSASPEKPPRKQQDKRSTSTMNLKQPSEAAISKRLSSSSATLVKSPDKRIKPRSSSCNRLPSKGDAAQASKEDGKKLQVEQTGRSVKKRSSSLTRVSVGRGQTPAKPDKGTTDDQARRPPASTVDGGVLSRLLTPTQASLARSKSAAALSAEGTDAPASASPLHPPRGPVRSRSIDRQKGGMTTSVSADGALDPSLKDKQLTSTQGQRPASPSSSLGRNRSPSPAPNPAPKRTPSPVAAKQGPKARPPSPGGMKQRPPSPQPQSAKPPPIQKPALTPTGPPTLRKRDSKSKDLCPGQPVSPQSSDSSKTKEKDDSKATSGTNSAAEAAKILAENRRLMREQKEKEEQLRIQREEEERVRKEEEARLAEEARLKRLEEEKKLAEERKLIEEEEARLAEEEKVRLAEEEAIKQAELQKEREEAEAKALEEAERVRQERDRIMQQNQQERMERKKRIEEIMKRTRKGDQGDLKRDDDKGEEDENGDEGEDQINFETKYAAADADDAAMEDEKDALSGGDVAARVEPLGSVNGKSETDDKENNGVSTDETQAVSPVPKGRLVEGSEFLNEQDSTKVGVVSGLNGKSTQWSFEELIDLNVHSKTRPLIEAEDCNQVLINCDGSSDGTRVAFEDKGTPINTLHSSNQPIEAMSDI; encoded by the exons ctgcagctgcacaggCGCAAGCTGAGGAGCGGCGCAGCCTGTCGGGGAACAGTCCGGGACCTGCCACCAACGCACCAGCTAAATCTCAAGGGTGTAGGCCAG tcaTCGACGGCGCCGCTCTTAAAATAGACGACCGACTGCGAGTGGCAAAAGAGAGgcgagaggaggcagagagacaaCAGG CTTTGAGAGATTCTCAGATCATGGAGCGGGAACGCAAGGCCAAGCTACAAGTGGAGCGTCAGATGGAGGAGCGTCAGAAGAAGGTTGAGGAACAGcgaaagaaagaggagcagaaacgAATGgctgtggaggagaagaggaagctgaaacaggaagaggaaaag GAGCACTACGAGGCAGTGATGAGGCGGACACTGGAGCGCAGTCAGCGAGTGGAGCAGAGGCAGAAAAGATGGTCTTGGGGAGGACTGTCCACCGACTCAGATGGACGAGCAG GAGATTCTGATGCCAGTGCCTCATCTCCAGTAACTATAGTTATCTCCTCTGCCTCGCCAGAAAAGCCACCAAGGAAACAACAAG ACAAGCGCTCCACATCCACTATGAACCTAAAACAGCCGTCTGAGGCTGCCATCAGTAAAcgtctgtcctcctcctctgccaccCTCGTCAAATCACCCGACAAAC GGATTAAGCCAAGGAGTTCGTCTTGTAACCGGTTGCCTAGCAAAGGCGATGCTGCTCAGGCCAGTAAGGAAGACGGCAAAAAGCTTCAGGTGGAACAGACAG GCCGTTCCGTGAAGAAGAGAAGTTCCTCCCTTACGCGAGTAAGTGTGGGCAGAGGACAGACCCCTGCCAAGCCTGATAAGGGGACAACGGATGATCAAG CTCGCAGGCCACCGGCCAGTACGGTGGACGGAGGGGTCCTTAGTCGCCTGCTCACCCCCACCCAGGCCTCACTAGCTAGGAGCAAGAGCGCCGCCGCCCTGTCCGCTGAAGGAACAGATGCTCCAG CCTCTGCCAGTCCCCTGCACCCGCCGCGCGGACCCGTGCGCAGCCGCAGCATTGACCGGCAGAAGGGCGGCATGACCACGTCGGTGTCGGCCGATGGAGCCCTCGACCCTTCACTG AAGGACAAGCAGTTAACATCGACTCAGGGGCAGCGCCCTGCCTCCCCATCCTCTTCCCTGGGACGCAATCGCTCACCCTCCCCTGCCCCCAATCCAGCACCAAAGAGGACCCCTTCTCCTGTGGCAGCCAA ACAAGGTCCTAAGGCACGCCCACCCTCGCCAGGTGGAATGAAGCAGCGTCCCCCATCCCCCCAGCCTCAGTCAGCTAAGCCCCCACCCATCCAGAAACCAGCGCTCACTCCGACCGGGCCCCCGACATTACGAAAGAGGGACTCCAAGTCCAAGGATCTGTGTCCTGGCCAGCCGGTGTCGCCACAGTCCTCCGATTCCAGCAAAACCAAAGAGAAAGATG ACTCAAAGGCCACGTCAGGCACCAACTCAGCTGCTGAAGCAGCAAAGATTCTGGCTGAAAACCGCAGACTGATGCgagagcagaaggagaaggaggagcagcttaggatacagagagaggaagaggagag agtgagaaaagaagaagaggctcgTTTAGCAGAGGAGGCTCGACTCAAacgcctggaggaggagaagaagctcGCGGAGGAGAGAAAACTtatagaagaagaggaggctcgtctggctgaggaggaaaaagtgaGACTGGCAGAAGAAGAGGCAATAAAACAGGCGGAGCTCCAGAAGGAGCGGGAGGAGGCCGAGGCCAAGGCCCTGGAGGAGGCCGAGAGAGTCCGTCAGGAGAGAGACCGCATCATGCAGCAGAACCAGCAAGAACGcatggagaggaagaag AGAATTGAAGAAATAATGAAGAGAACAAGAAAAGGGGACCAAGGTGACTTGAAG AGAGATGACGATAAGGGGGAAGAGGACGAGAATGGAGACGAAGGAGAGGACCAGATAAACTTTGAAACCAAAT ATGCCGCGGCCGATGCAGATGACGCAGCCATGGAGGACGAAAAAGACGCCCTGTCCGGTGGTGATGTTGCAGCACGAGTGGAGCCCCTGGGCAGCGTAAACGGAAAATCTGAGACCGACGACAAGGAGAACAACGGCGTAAGCACAGACGAGACTCAGGCAGTAAG TCCCGTCCCTAAAGGCCGCCTTGTCGAGGGATCGGAGTTTCTGAATGAGCAGGACTCCACTAAGGTGGGGGTGGTCTCGGGTCTCAACGGTAAGTCCACCCAGTGGAGCTTTGAAGAACTCATTGACCTCAACGTCCACTCCAAGACCAGACCCCTCATCGAGGCGGAGGACTGTAACCAGGTCCTGATCAACTGTGACGGGAGCTCAGATGGGACCAGGGTGGCCTTTGAGGACAAAGGAACCCCCATCAACACCCTGCATTCCTCAAATCAACCCATAGAAGCCATGTCAG ACATTTGA